A region of the Chitinivibrionia bacterium genome:
ATAAAAATATTATATAGCAATAAACAAAAACAAGAAAAATGTGTTTTTTTGATTTTGTGCCGCGAAAATAAAGTATTTTTACCGGCGTTAAACAATACAATGCATTGTGGAGAAGTGTTATGAAATTAACTAAATTTTTTACCTGCCTGTTTTTTTGCTTTTGGGTCGCAGTCGCCTCGTCTATTTTCTTGCCTGACTTGAATTCGGATACTCTTACCGCTGAGCAAAAACTCCACATAACAAATTTGGTGCAGGAGCGCAGAAATCAAGACTTGGGGCTTGGGATAATAGGCGACGCAAGAGGCGGCAACACAAACAACCTGTCGAATTTGTCGAGAATTTTTATGGAAGACAGTCTTGAAATTGCCGCAAACGCTATTATAATAAGGTACGCAACGTTTTTACCGTCGCTGAATATTCCCCTGCAACCCGTTCGTCCGCTTATTACCGAAATTTTTTCCATAACGAATTTACTCAGAACAGATAACTTCGCAGTATTACTTGACGACGGAAACGCTACGCGAAACGGCGACACCATAAACGTTCCCGATGAAGGTTTTGCAATAATTCGCCACAATAACAATTACAGAATCACGCTTCATCCAAACACAAGGGTTGTTATTGCGCGCTCGCACATTTCGCTTATTGAAGGAGAATTGTCAATTTCACTGTCGGACAACATATTTCCCGACCAAGCCACAGGTTCGCTCAGAATAAATACCACAAACGGCAATTTCAACTTAAACGGAAGCGCGTTTATTTCATCGCGAGACACGACCGTTATGCAATTATACAGCGGAACTGCAATATTCGGAACGGACAACAGAACCCAAAGCATTACGGAAGGCAACGCAATGCTCGTTTTTTGGCAGGAAGTGATTGACGTAAGACCAATTCCGACCCTTCCGCAATTTCCGATAGCCGAAAATGAAGCTATACTTCCGGGCGACCCCGTAATTTTCGCAAACACAAGCGCCTTTCACCAACGACTTATAATTGCCGACGAAGAAAATAATAAAATAGCAGACACTATTATAAACGTTGACACCTTAAATCTAATGCTTGATTACGGTAAAAAACAATTTTTCTTACAGGACATTGACACTCTCGGGATTTTTTCAGATTGGGCGCACATAAACGTGGACTTGCAAAGAAAAAGCGGACTTAAATCGCTCGAAATTTTTAGCGACACGCTTTTTTACACCACCGACCACCGCTTCTTCACATTCAACGGCGTTGCGGAAACAAGCGTAAGAGTTTTTGTAAATTACGACGAACTGACACTCTCCCAAGACGGAAATTTCAGCCACAGAATAAAGTTGCAGGATGAGCTGAACCATCCCGACGTAGTTATATTGTACAGAGATTTGAGCGCAGACACAGTTTCGCCTGCTATTTTTTACACAGGATTTGACGAAAGAATTACAATGAACGACTTGATTATGGACTTGCCGGCATTCACCGTAAGCCGCACATACAAATGGCGAGGCACGGCTCCGACCGCCACAAGAGTTTCAGTAAACGGCTTGAATTTGGAAATCGGCGAGGACGGTTTTTTTGAGAGGACATTACGTACACGCGCTTTCATAAATCACCCCGTAATAATGGAAATAGATTTTGAAAACGGAAACAGCAAGGTATTCGAGAGACACGTAAGTAGAAAACGATACACAAGTTCCGGAGAAATAGGATTTCGCGAAGCAATGATTTCGGTAGTCGCCGCACTTTGCGTCGGCTCATTATTGGCGACATCTTTGTTAGCGCAACAAAGATAATTTTTTTTAATTTACAAGTCGTATTTATATATATATTGTACGTACGCGGCGTAAAATTTCATATTTGGAAAGGATTTTGGCACTTATTATGGCTAATTTTTTGTTTTTTTTGTCGGGCGCGTCGTCGCTCATTTATCAAATTTGTTGGATTAGATTATCATCACTCATTTTCGGCTCTACAATAGCCGCTTTATCTATGACCACAGCCGTTTTCTTCGGCGGAATGGCTCTGGGAAACTATTTAATAGTGCGAAAACCACGAGAATTTACACCAAAATTATACGCAAAATTAGAATACGCGCTTGTACTTTTGGGACTTGTAAGTATTGTATATTTCAGATTTGCCGCAACTTTGCCCTTTAACGACAGTTTTTTAGGATTTCTGCCGCAACTTTTGCTTATGATTGTCGCCGTCGGACTTCCCGCAATAATTATGGGCGCGTCGTTCCCCGTAATGGTCGGTCTTACAAAAGAAAATTCGCCCGAAAAGAAAATATCGGGAGTGTATTTCATAAATTCGCTCGGCGCGGTTTTCGGAACTGTTCTTTGCGGATTTGTCCTTTTGCAATTTATCGGAATAACAAGTTCCATATTTGCCGCCGCCGCAATCGGTCTTTTTATTGCTGTCTCGGTGAGATTTGTATTTAAAAACAGTGCGACCCCCGCCCCCGTTTTACCCGCCGCTCCCCTACCGCTTTTGCCGATAGTTCTTTTTGCAATCGTCGGATTTAACGGAATGTTAGCCGAAATTGTAGCAAACAGATTTTTGGCACTCATTATTACAAACACTATTTTTGTTTATACGCTGACTATCGCTTTCGTAATTTTAGGTTTGTCGCTCGGAGCGGGAATTTTCGGAAAAATTATGGAGAAACTGCCCAAAGATTACAACTGGTTCGGCATTTTGGCATTTGCTTGGGCGGCTGTTTTCGGCGCGATTTTCTTTTTACTTCCCACCCGTTTTTGGATGACAACCACGGCAGAACAGACAATTTCCTCTATTGTATTTATAACCGCCATTATCGCGTTTATTCCCTCTCTTATATCGGGAGCAATGTTTCCTGCGGCAATCAGAATGACAAACAACAAATCGAGCGAGAAAATTGCGGGGGTTCTGTCGTCCGTAAACACACTCGGCGGAATTTGCGGCTCGCTTTTGGCAGGATTTGTGCTTTTACCGACAATCGGGGTTGCCAATACCGTTCTTTTGGCTATAATTATTTCCGTATCGGTCGCATTTTTTGCCATTTACAAATATTCGCCTAAAAAAATCACGCTCATTTTAGTTTTACTGCCAATCGCCGTGCTATTTTTCGGGCATACAAATTACAGAGATTTTATAAGAAATTATCTGTCTTTCGGCAAACGCCAAACCCTTTTGGTTTACAAAGAAGGGCGCGAAGCTGTAGTTTCGGTTTTAACGGCAGGCGGCGTAAAAACAATGGAAATCGACCGCTTGTGGCAAGGTGAAAACCGCAAAACGCGTCAGATTATGGCGGCGCACATTCCCGCAATAATCTCAAGAGACGACCCGAGAAATGTTCTCATTATAGGTTTCGGAACAGGACTTACGGCGAGCAGATTTTTGCATTACGACATAGAAAATCTTGTTGCCGTCGATATAGAAAGAGCTGTATTCGACTTCGCAAAAAGTGAATTCGGCGCAGATTTTCTTTACAACGACAACGTTAGAATACTTGTTGAAGACGGACGAAATACTCTTAGGCGCCAAGATTTAAAATACGATATAATTTCAGTGGAAATCGGACAAGTTTTCCGCCCGCACTCCGCAGGATTTTACACTCGCGAATTTTACGAAGCCGCTTCACTCAGGCTTACCGAAAACGGAATTATAAGCCAATTTGTGCCGATAGCATCGTTTAACTTCCATAAATTTAAATCGGTAATAAAGACATTTATCAGCGTTTTCCCGAATGCTCAATTATGGTACAACGGAAGCGAATTTTTACTGCTCGGCACAAACGGCGAATTTTCAGATTTGAGCAGTGAACGAGCAACAAATATATTCACGCAAAACCAAAGTGTAATAAATGATTTGAAGTGGAGTTATTGGGGCGGCGCTCTTTATCCGCTTTCCGACAGACGAGTTCTTGCGGCAAACTTCCTTATGGGACGCCACGATTTGGCGTCAGTCGCAATGGACGGCATAATTTTTACCGACGACCTGCCGATACTTGAATTTTACGCCGCCGTTAATCGTCAAAACCCGCCTTTTATTGACTCTTTGCAAAGATTTCTTTCTCCCGTGGAATTGATAATCCCCGAAATTATAGACCGAGACGACCTATTGGGAATAGAAGGAATACGCAAAAGCAACATTGGCGACATAATCGCGAGCGAACTGTTTTTTGCGTATATGAACCAAATACACCCCGTCCCCGCACTTTTGGAAGAAGCGTTAAAGCATAACCCGCTGAACTTGCACGTATTATCGGAACTCGCAAGCATAAAATATGAACAGCGAGACTTTCAAAACTCGGTGGTATTTTTCAATATGGCATTAAGACTAAATCCGCACAACACCTTTATGCGCCGACAATTCGCCCTCGCTTTAATACAAGTTGACGCGATAAATCCCGCTATAGAAAATCTTCTGATAACCATAGATATGGCGCCCGACGATTTCATAGCGCACACCATACTCGCAGGTCTTATGATACAGCGCCAAAATTTTGAGTTGGCAATGGAGCACATAGAGTTTGCTTTGCGAATAAGACCGAATTACTCGGAAGCATTGCGTATGCACGAGTATTTGAGCACCCTGTTTCAAATGCAGGACACGCTTCGATGAGCGTTAGATATAAAGCGGGAAGTTTTGAATGCGGCGGCGGTTTTGTACGCAGTATTCTTCGTGAGAAAACAAATGGGGACGAACAAATTTTGCTTGTAAATACAAATAAAACTTATTCGTCTCCCGACGACGCCGCAATTCTTGCCAAAACCGATATTGAACAATCGCTCGCTTACGCTCAAAGCGGCAAATTTCAAAGCATAGACCACGCGCTCAGCGCAACAGGCTATCAACAAATAGTTGAAGAAAAAGAGTAAGGGCAGGTTTTTTACAACCTGCCCTACATAAATTTAACCAAACAAATTGCAGAAGATTAAAATCTTACCCCTGCGCCGAGAGTAATCGCTGAGCCCAAATTATTTACAAGCCCAAATCCGCCTTCAGCCCAAAAGTTTATTCTTGGTGTGAAGAACCAACGAATACCCGGTCTTGCCATAACAACAAAATCCGTATTGGTACCATCATCTCTGGAAACTCCCGCTTGCCAGCTCCAACTATGAATTCTTAAACCTGCGCCAACTACTACATACGGGTCAAGAACAGTTGCAACTGTTATATTGCCTTTGGTAGCAGGAATACCGAACGGGTGAAATCCAAAGCGAAAAGCAGGTGTAATGTATGTGTGCTCCCATTCTGTAAGAACTCTTCTATAACTATGCTGAAATAAACCGAACTCTGCTCCCGCTGAGAACATATCAGTTATCATACGGTCATACACAAGCGTAACACCTGGACGGGTTTTGTCGTAGCTATTGTTTTTGTCATTGTAAAGACCTGTGTTAAGAGTGAGACCTGCATTAAAAGCATTGTCTCCCGCTCCAATCGCCAATTCGCGTTGAGCAAACGCCACTGTTGCTACAAGAAAAAGCACAAAAAACATCTTTTTCATAAAAAAACTCCTTAAAAAAAATTAAAATTGTTATCTATTTAAAAACCACCACTAAAATAATATCTGCCGACTGCATAAATCAGCAAAATCTCACATAGAGGCTTAATTTTCAAATAATAAAAGGCGATAACAATAAATTATCGCCTTAAATAAATCCTCGTTTACGCTGTAGCTCTTACTTTTTCCACTACAGCTTTGAACGCGGTAGGTTCGTTTACTGCAAGGTTTGCAAGAACTTTTCTGTCTAATTCGACATTGTTCTTTTTGAGACCTGCGGTGAATGTTGAATAATTAAGCCCGTGTTCGCGAACTGCCGCGTTAATTCTCATTATCCACAAAGCGCGGAACTGTCTCTTTTTCTGTTTTCTGTCGCGATAAGCATAAACGCCCGCGCGCCAAACTGCGTCCATTGCGCTGACTATCGCATTTTTTCTTTTGCCGAAATATCCTTTTGCGGCGTGGAGCACTCTTTTTCTTCTTGCTCTGGAAGCAACCCTATTTTTAGCTCTTGGCATTTTTTCTTCCTTTCCTTATGCAGCAATCATTGCTTTAATTTTTTTCTCTTGCGATTTGTGAACAAGCGCCGACCCGCGAAGATTTCTCTTTCTCTTCGGACTTTTCTTGGTCAAAATGTGGTTTTTAAACGCCTTACTGCGTCTTACTTTTCCCGTTCCCGTCAAACCAAACCGTTTTTTCGCGGCTTTTCTGGTCTTCATTTTAGGCATAACCTTCTCCTTTGATAATATTATTTTTTGTTAAACTCTAATTTTCCACTTTTTTGGGCGGGCTTACCCCGCCCACGACACCGATAAAATTTTATTCTTCAGTAGTTTCTGTGATTTCGTCGTCGTTGTCGTCAGTCTCCTCCACAGGCGGTTTTTGTTTGCTCAAAGTTGCAAATTCTTCAGGGTGCTCTTTTTCGTACAGCTTTATCTTTTTGGCGTCGGGCATATAATTTGACATCATACTCTTGCCTTCCAAAAAGAATTTTCTCTCGGCTGTTCCCAAAACTTCCAAGTCTTTATCGACCCTCTTCAAAACTTCTGCGCCCAAATCCTTATACATATTCTCGCGCCCGCGAAAAACAAGCGTTATTTTTACTCTGTGTCCTTTAATCAAAAACGCCTTTGCGTGCTTCATTTTAAAATCGTAGTCGTGCGTATCAACTCTCGGAGCAAGTTTTATCTCTTTTACGGTAGTTTTTGCTTGTTTTTTCTTGTTGTCTTTCTGTTTTTTAGCCTGCTCATACTTGTATTTTCCGTAATTCATAACCTTGCAAACGGGCGGAGTGGCGGCTTCCGCAATCAAAACCAAATCCAAATCTCTGCCCCTCGCAACATCCATTGCATCGCGCGAAGACATAACTCCCAACGGCTCGTTGTCCGCTCCGATTACTCTAACCTCCGAAAAACGTATCATATCGTTAATCTTCGTTGTATCCTCTTCTCTTTGAGGTCTCTGAAATCTGTTTCCGGCTATTTTGCCCTCCAGTTTTATGGTTTAATAAACTCAATATCCCGATTTTTCGGATACCTGTTTTTGCAGTTTTTCAATAAATTTGTCTATCTCCTGCGCGCCCAAATCTCCCTGACCGTGAAGCCTGACGGAAATATTGCCCGCGCTCTGCTCTTTTTCGCCTATAATCAGCATATAAGGAACTTTATTAACTTCCGCGTCCCTAATCTTAAAGCCGATTTTTTCGTTTCGAGTATCCATTTCCACTCTAATTCCCGCTTGCTTTAGTTTCCCAAAAACTGTTTCGGCGTAAGGCAAAAAGTTGTCGCTGACAGCTATTATTTTTGCTTGGACGGGAGCAAGCCAAAGCGGCATAAATCCTGCGTAATGTTCAAGCAGAATTCCGATAAATCGCTCCATTGAGCCCAAAAGCGCGCGGTGTATCATAACGGGACATTTTTTTTGTCCGTCGCTGCCCGTGTATTCCAATTCAAAGCGCATAGGCATACTGAAATCCAACTGAATTGTGCCGCATTGCCAGCTTCTTTTAAGGCAGTCGCGAATATGAAAATCAATTTTAGGTCCGTAAAACGCGCCGTCGCCCGGGTTTAATTTGTAGTCGATTTTGCGGTTTTCGAGAACGTTTTGCAATGATTTTTCCGCGATTTCCCAAACGCTGTCGTCGCCGATGTACTTTTCGGGTTTTGTCGATAATTCAACAAAAAAGTCGCTGAAACCGAATGTCTTATACACGTCGAATATAAATTCTATAACATCGTTAATTTCTGTTTCGATTTGCTCGGGCATACAAAATATATGCGCGTCGTCCTGAGTAAATTGGCGCACCCTGAAAAGCCCGTGAAGCGCCGACGATTTTTCGTGCCTGTGAACAAGTCCGAATTCAAAATTACGGATAGGCAAATCGCGGTAAGAACGAACGGTGTTTTTGTAAATCAGAAGTCCGCCCGGGCAGTTCATCGGCTTAATCGCATAAGGCTGTTCGTCGATTTCGACAAAATACATATTGTCCTTATATTTGTCCCAATGTCCGCTTTTATGCCACATTGTTTCGTTCAGAATAACGGGCGTTTTTATTTCGCCGTAGCCGCGTTTTATATGCTCCGCGCGGCTGAATTTTGCAACTTCGTCGTAAAGCGTCATTCCCTTGGTGTGCCAAAACGGGAAACCTATCCCCTCTTCGTGAAAACTGAACAAGTCCAATTCTTTGCCGAGTTTGCGGTGGTCGCGCTTTTTCGCCTCTTCCAAAAGCGTAATATATTCGTCCAAATCTTTCTTTTTCGGAAACGAAATCCCGTAAATTCTCTGCATCATAACAGGATTGTCCTTATGATGCTCGGGACGCCAATGCGCCGATGAAGTCGCAAGCAATTTGAACGCCTTAATATATCCCGTATCGGGCAAATGCGGTCCGCGGCACATATCCTGCCAAGCACCCTGAGTATAAAATGACGGGTCGCCGACAATATTGCTTTCGAGCAGTTCTATTTTATATTTTTCGCCCTTGCTTTCAAAGTATTTTTTTGCCTCTTCGCGGCTCATAACGGAGCGAGTATATTCTTTTTTCTGCAATGATATTTCAGTCATTTTTTTCTCAATAGCAGTCAAATCTTCGGGCTTAAACGGCTCCACGTCTCCAAAATCATAATAAAAACCGTTTTCGATTGCAGGACCTACCGCCAATTTTGCGTTCGGATACAAGTCCTGCACCGCCTGCGCAAGCAAATGCGACGAAGAATGCCAAAACACCTCTTTACCCTCGGGCGAGTCAAAAGTAATGACCGAAACCTTGTCGCCGTCGGACAATTTATAATTCAAATCGACTAATTCACCATTCACGCAACCCGCGAGCGCATTTTTTGCAAGACCTATGCTTATTGTCGAAGCAAGTTCGGCAACGGTAGCATTATCGGCAATTTCAATCCGAGTTCCGTCGGGAAGAAATACTTTCATTTTTTATCCTCTACAATCTGACACAAAAAAAAACCAAAAGTTTCGCTTCTAATCATAAGCATTACGCCCAATCCCTGCGGTGCGAAAATAACCTTGGGATTTGTAAGTTTTTCGTGGTGGGCAACAGCAGACTCGAACTGCTGACCCCTTGCATGTCAAGCAAGTACTCTAACCAACTGAGCTAGTCGCCCACAAAATTCGGGAGGAAAATAATATATTCCCAAAGCAAAATGCGGTTTTTGATACGAAAACGTGAAATTTTCCTGTTTTTTATGGGAATGAGCTCAAAAATAGGGCAACCTCAAGGGTTGCCCTATACAAGAAATTATCGGCTTACGCCAATTCTTGCAGAATACAAATATCGTCTTCCGCTGATACCTGTTGCCTCTGCGATAATCAAATATGTGCCGTTGGCGACAAATCTGCCTGAGGGGTTGGTTAAATCCCATATAATCGCGTTATCATCGGCGTTTTGTAGGGGCGGGTTTGAAACCCGCCCGTACGCGGAGGTTTCCGAAAACACAACATTGCCCAAATTATCTAAAATCACCAAATTCACCGTTGCTCGTTCAGGCGTTATCACCGAAATCCTCGCAAAATCCGACACTACCGCGTTTTCGAGAATAATCCCGTATCTGCTATCGCGCAATGCATTTTGGCGAATAAAACTTGGACGAAACTCATCCGTTCTTATAAAAAACTCCGTTGCTCCGATTTGGTAGTTTTCTGCAAGCATTCCCTCGGTTTCTATTCTCAGCAGATACAATCTGTATCTTACAAGGTCGTCCGAACGTCCGAAGCGAGACGAAGCTTCTATTTCTGGTTCGGGAATATCGATAATTCTTACCGTGGGGCGCTCTGTGCCGAAAACGCTTATGTCGTCGGTTTGTCCGTCGGGGTCTGTTGCAAAGTTATTAAAACCAAGCAATGTGGAAATCAGATTTTGCAAATTTGCCCGATTGGGAAGCAAATCAGGGGCTAGGGCTACATTCACGGTATCTCTTTCTGTTGTGCTTAGCGCTAAACTTACTCTTTCGTCTCTTTCGGCTTCTATTACAATGTTTATCTGGCGTTTCCGTATTGTGTAGGCGCGGGTGTTTTCGCGCAATATATAATTTCGACGAGTTGCTTCGTCTTCTATTATCGCCAAAACAGGGATGTTTTCTCCCGCTCCGCTTCGAAGTCCCGAAACGTGCAGGGGAATGTCGGTTTCGCCGTCGCTTACGCTTGCCGCGGGTACTTGTACCGTCCAATCAAAAGTAAACGGTCCGAGATTTGTCCATTGAACGGTTAATTCTTTAGGGTTAATTGTAAAAGGCATCACATGATTTCTAAGCATTACATTAGGATACTCCCCAACTAATTGAGCGACGGCGGCATGGCTTCCCGCATTACTTTGTCCGCCCACTATCTTTATCTCATAATCGCCCGCGACGCTTGCCGAAGGAACCTGCAAAGAGCCGTCGTATATAAAAAAGGTATTGCCCCAATCGACGTTTATAATCATTATTCCGGGTGCAACAATCGTAAACATGGCGGTAGCCGTTCCCGAATAATCACTGATACCCTTAACCGTGACCGTAGCCGAGGACGATACGGCAATGTTATTTGTAAACTCAACCGTATAATCTATATCACGCTGCAAAATAATTCCGTTTACAACAACCTGAACATCCGGGCGGATTTCGCTGCCGTTATGAATCTGCACATTTATCGGAGTTATGGCGTTTGGCGGAATAGGGGTTACGCTTACAGGCGGGGTGTTTGACGTCCAGCGGGCGTAAAGCGTGATGTTTTCGTTGACAATATCGCTATCGAAATCCCAAGCCGTGGTTAGTCCCAAATCGAGAAACCAGCCGCCGAAAGTAAAGTCGCTTCGGGTGGGAGCGGAGGGGGCGGTGATTTGGGAGCCCGGGCTGATGTTGCTAAGGTAAGGGATTGCGGAGCCGCCGTTGGAGTTGAATACAACTCTGTGGAATGTGATGTTGCCGGCGTTAATGTGGCGCAAAAACGGAAAGCCGTCATTTATATTGGCGTTAATTCCCCAAATTGTGGTGAAGTTCCAGTTGGTAAAGTATGATTGCTGGCGCATTTGTGTAGTGGTGAGCGGAACTCCTCTGCCGTCGTTGTCGGTTCTGCCGCTGGTTTGGCTGTTGAAAAAGGAGTTGGCGACAGTGCCGGAGTTGCTGCCGACTAAACCGCCGATGTTGCTTACGGAGCCGACAATCAAGCCGGCTGAGTAGCTGTTTTCGATGGTACCGAAATTGGCGCCGACCAAGCCGCCGCCGCCGGTGCTTGCAATTGCTGTTGCTACTGTTATTGCTAGTAGCAAGAGGATGAATTTGTGTTTGTTTTGTTCCATTTCATATCTCCTTTTTATTTTGTTTTCCTCACCCCAACCCTCTCCATTTTGGAGAGGGAGTTATTAAAATGCACTGTCGGCTTTCAAGCCGGTTTTTTGTCAAATGCCTCCCTGCAATATTTAAATTGCGGGAAACACCACGCGGAAACCGTATTGGTTGTTGCGAGCCATCCAATTGTCGTAGGGATGGGCCGCTACACGAGCACTACGCACAAAAGACATCCAACTCCCTCCGCGTAACACGCGTCCACTACTAAACGGTGTACTCGTCCATTCCCAAACATTACCGCTCATATCGTAGATCCCTAACTCATTTGCCGCTAAACCTCCAACAGGTTGAGTGCTTAGTGTCGGTCTATGCTGGTCATACCAAGCAACATCGTTTGCTGTATTGCTACCCGCCCAAATAAAATCTACTCCTCCGTTATTTCCTTGCCGACGATTTCCGCCGCGGGCTGCAAATTCCCATTCGTGGGCTGTCGGAAGCCGTGCGCCAACACGTGCCAAAAAACCATCCGCTGAAGTTATATCATTAAAATTTACCATCTCCACAGGATTGTTGGGACGACCGCTAAAATTCGACGGAGTAGCACTTAAACTTGGGTGCCCTGTCATTACCACCTGATACTGCGCTTGCGTTACAGGGAAACGCCCTATCCAAAACCCTTGACTTATTGTCTGACTTGTGCCTGCCGTACTGTTTTGCGCACAGAAACCAAACATAAACGTACCCGGTGCAACATAAATTAAATCAATGTGAATACCGCGCACTAAGAGCCGTACACCTTGACCTTCTACAGGATTTGAAGGAAGAGATGTAACAATAGGAAATTCGGGAAGATCAACTTGCACTCTTGTTTCAACCAAAGAAAATGAATTTCTTATAGTTCCTCTGTTTTCTGCTACCAAACCGCCAACACTTGGTGCGGCTACTACACCAGAAGCGCGAACTTCCTCAATTGTTCCTCGATTTACCGCCGCAATCGCACCTGCCAAATTAACGCCGATAATATTTATATCAACAGACAAATTCCGCACTACTCCACTGTTGCCAATAAAACCGAAAAATCCAAGATTACCGTCTGCGCTCAAGTTGTTTATTACTACGCCGCTGACGGTTCGTCCGTTTCCGTCGAATGTTCCTTGAAATTCCGGTATCGGCACCCACTCTCCTGTGAGAGCGATGTTGTTAGCAAGACGATAATGCGCCGTTAAGTTGTTGCGCACCACGTTCAGGTGTTCGGGCGTTGAGATGACGAACGGGGCGGCGGCGGAGCCGTCGCCGTTGGTGAATGCCCATAGGTTTGTGGCGATAGATAGTGCTATCGCCAATGGTTTGAGTAGGTTGTTGGTTTTCATTTTTATTCTCCTTTTTGTTTTTATTGTACAACAACTTATACAATTTATTCAAATTTCTAAACCCATCTTTTTTTTCTTCATTTTTGTAATGTAATTTACAAATCAACTTTGATAATTTATAAATTATTACAAGAACAATAATTAAATGCACGCACGCAAAAACACTAAATACATTAACATTAATTTTATCGTCTATCAGTGGAAAACTAATAGCAGTAATGTTATTGGCAAACATTATTATTATCATAATTATTGTAATGCCTACAAGAAGTACTGCAATACCAACAAGTATTGAGTCTGTAAAAACTCCA
Encoded here:
- the rplT gene encoding 50S ribosomal protein L20 codes for the protein MPRAKNRVASRARRKRVLHAAKGYFGKRKNAIVSAMDAVWRAGVYAYRDRKQKKRQFRALWIMRINAAVREHGLNYSTFTAGLKKNNVELDRKVLANLAVNEPTAFKAVVEKVRATA
- a CDS encoding InlB B-repeat-containing protein; this encodes MEQNKHKFILLLLAITVATAIASTGGGGLVGANFGTIENSYSAGLIVGSVSNIGGLVGSNSGTVANSFFNSQTSGRTDNDGRGVPLTTTQMRQQSYFTNWNFTTIWGINANINDGFPFLRHINAGNITFHRVVFNSNGGSAIPYLSNISPGSQITAPSAPTRSDFTFGGWFLDLGLTTAWDFDSDIVNENITLYARWTSNTPPVSVTPIPPNAITPINVQIHNGSEIRPDVQVVVNGIILQRDIDYTVEFTNNIAVSSSATVTVKGISDYSGTATAMFTIVAPGIMIINVDWGNTFFIYDGSLQVPSASVAGDYEIKIVGGQSNAGSHAAVAQLVGEYPNVMLRNHVMPFTINPKELTVQWTNLGPFTFDWTVQVPAASVSDGETDIPLHVSGLRSGAGENIPVLAIIEDEATRRNYILRENTRAYTIRKRQINIVIEAERDERVSLALSTTERDTVNVALAPDLLPNRANLQNLISTLLGFNNFATDPDGQTDDISVFGTERPTVRIIDIPEPEIEASSRFGRSDDLVRYRLYLLRIETEGMLAENYQIGATEFFIRTDEFRPSFIRQNALRDSRYGIILENAVVSDFARISVITPERATVNLVILDNLGNVVFSETSAYGRVSNPPLQNADDNAIIWDLTNPSGRFVANGTYLIIAEATGISGRRYLYSARIGVSR
- the infC gene encoding translation initiation factor IF-3 codes for the protein MIRFSEVRVIGADNEPLGVMSSRDAMDVARGRDLDLVLIAEAATPPVCKVMNYGKYKYEQAKKQKDNKKKQAKTTVKEIKLAPRVDTHDYDFKMKHAKAFLIKGHRVKITLVFRGRENMYKDLGAEVLKRVDKDLEVLGTAERKFFLEGKSMMSNYMPDAKKIKLYEKEHPEEFATLSKQKPPVEETDDNDDEITETTEE
- the thrS gene encoding threonine--tRNA ligase; protein product: MKVFLPDGTRIEIADNATVAELASTISIGLAKNALAGCVNGELVDLNYKLSDGDKVSVITFDSPEGKEVFWHSSSHLLAQAVQDLYPNAKLAVGPAIENGFYYDFGDVEPFKPEDLTAIEKKMTEISLQKKEYTRSVMSREEAKKYFESKGEKYKIELLESNIVGDPSFYTQGAWQDMCRGPHLPDTGYIKAFKLLATSSAHWRPEHHKDNPVMMQRIYGISFPKKKDLDEYITLLEEAKKRDHRKLGKELDLFSFHEEGIGFPFWHTKGMTLYDEVAKFSRAEHIKRGYGEIKTPVILNETMWHKSGHWDKYKDNMYFVEIDEQPYAIKPMNCPGGLLIYKNTVRSYRDLPIRNFEFGLVHRHEKSSALHGLFRVRQFTQDDAHIFCMPEQIETEINDVIEFIFDVYKTFGFSDFFVELSTKPEKYIGDDSVWEIAEKSLQNVLENRKIDYKLNPGDGAFYGPKIDFHIRDCLKRSWQCGTIQLDFSMPMRFELEYTGSDGQKKCPVMIHRALLGSMERFIGILLEHYAGFMPLWLAPVQAKIIAVSDNFLPYAETVFGKLKQAGIRVEMDTRNEKIGFKIRDAEVNKVPYMLIIGEKEQSAGNISVRLHGQGDLGAQEIDKFIEKLQKQVSEKSGY
- the rpmI gene encoding 50S ribosomal protein L35 — translated: MPKMKTRKAAKKRFGLTGTGKVRRSKAFKNHILTKKSPKRKRNLRGSALVHKSQEKKIKAMIAA
- a CDS encoding fused MFS/spermidine synthase, which gives rise to MANFLFFLSGASSLIYQICWIRLSSLIFGSTIAALSMTTAVFFGGMALGNYLIVRKPREFTPKLYAKLEYALVLLGLVSIVYFRFAATLPFNDSFLGFLPQLLLMIVAVGLPAIIMGASFPVMVGLTKENSPEKKISGVYFINSLGAVFGTVLCGFVLLQFIGITSSIFAAAAIGLFIAVSVRFVFKNSATPAPVLPAAPLPLLPIVLFAIVGFNGMLAEIVANRFLALIITNTIFVYTLTIAFVILGLSLGAGIFGKIMEKLPKDYNWFGILAFAWAAVFGAIFFLLPTRFWMTTTAEQTISSIVFITAIIAFIPSLISGAMFPAAIRMTNNKSSEKIAGVLSSVNTLGGICGSLLAGFVLLPTIGVANTVLLAIIISVSVAFFAIYKYSPKKITLILVLLPIAVLFFGHTNYRDFIRNYLSFGKRQTLLVYKEGREAVVSVLTAGGVKTMEIDRLWQGENRKTRQIMAAHIPAIISRDDPRNVLIIGFGTGLTASRFLHYDIENLVAVDIERAVFDFAKSEFGADFLYNDNVRILVEDGRNTLRRQDLKYDIISVEIGQVFRPHSAGFYTREFYEAASLRLTENGIISQFVPIASFNFHKFKSVIKTFISVFPNAQLWYNGSEFLLLGTNGEFSDLSSERATNIFTQNQSVINDLKWSYWGGALYPLSDRRVLAANFLMGRHDLASVAMDGIIFTDDLPILEFYAAVNRQNPPFIDSLQRFLSPVELIIPEIIDRDDLLGIEGIRKSNIGDIIASELFFAYMNQIHPVPALLEEALKHNPLNLHVLSELASIKYEQRDFQNSVVFFNMALRLNPHNTFMRRQFALALIQVDAINPAIENLLITIDMAPDDFIAHTILAGLMIQRQNFELAMEHIEFALRIRPNYSEALRMHEYLSTLFQMQDTLR